From a single Eretmochelys imbricata isolate rEreImb1 chromosome 13, rEreImb1.hap1, whole genome shotgun sequence genomic region:
- the LOC144273742 gene encoding olfactory receptor 12D1-like, which translates to MENQTEVSDFILLGLTNLKGLKHFLFPFFLLLYMANALGNGAIIVMIVAEPRLHTPMYFFLGNLSSLDICFSTVAVPKMLSGFLSENQTISFAGCLAQLHFFHLLGSSEAMLLAVMAYDRYVAICNPLRYRLVMSPQTCLLLVAATWSIGFLHALMSTVMICRLHFCGPNLVYHFFCDIKPLLSLACGSTHLNLTLLNIDAGVLGLSSFILTLFSYIYIISFLLLKVHSQESRRKAFSTCASHLTVVFLFYMPSISNYMISFPGFPSERDMIPTLMYCIITPVLNPLIYTLKNKEVKSTLKKFLNRKLFPERI; encoded by the coding sequence ATGGAGAACCAGACAGAGGTGAGCGATTTCATCCTCTTAGGCCTGACCAATCTCAAGGGGCTGAAgcacttcctcttccctttcttcctcctgcTCTACATGGCCAATGCGTTGGGAAATGGGGCCATCATAGTCATGATAGTGGCCGAGCCCCggctccacacccccatgtacttctttctGGGCAACCTCTCCAGCCTGGACATCTGCTTTTCCACGGTTGCTGTGCCCAAGATGCTGTCTGGTTTCCTGTCTGAGAACCAGACCATTTCTTTTGCCGGTTGCCTGGCCCAGCTCCACTTTTTCCACCTCCTCGGCAGCAGTGAGGCCATGCTTCTGGCTGTCATGGCCTATGAccgctacgtggccatctgcaACCCGCTGCGCTACAGGCTGGTCATGAGCCCACAGACCTGCCTGCTCCTGGTAGCGGCCACCTGGTCCATCGGCTTCCTGCATGCCCTAATGTCCACAGTCATGATCTGCCGGCTGCATTTCTGTGGCCCCAACCTCGTCTACCACTTCTTCTGTGATATCAAGCCCCTGCTGAGCCTTGCCTGCGGCAGCACGCACCTCAACCTGACCCTGCTCAACATCGATGCCGGGGTCCTTGGTCTGAGTTCCTTCATCCTCACGCTCTTCTCCTACATCTACAtcatctccttcctcctcctgaaGGTCCACTCGCAGGAAAGTAGGAGAAAGGCCTTCTCCACTTGCGCATCCCACCTCACTGTGGTGTTTCTTTTCTATATGCCATCCATTAGCAATTATATGATTTCCTTTCCAGGTTTCCCCTCTGAAAGAGACATGATACCCACCCTGATGTATTGCATCATCACCCCAGTTCTGAACCCCCTGATCTACACCCTGAAAAATAAGGAGGTGAAATCCACTCTGAAGAAATTCCTGAACAGAAAACTTTTCCCTGAAAGAATATGA
- the LOC144273842 gene encoding olfactory receptor 12D1-like, whose amino-acid sequence MKNQTEMREFVLLGLTNLPVLNHFLFPLFLLLYVTSLLGNGAIITMVVVEPRLHTPMYFFLGNLSSLDICFSTVTVPKMLSGFLSEHQTISFAGCLAQLHFFHLLGSSEAVLLAVMVYDRYVAICNPLRYRLVMSPQTCLLLAAATWSIGFLHALMSTVMTSQLQFCGSNLVPHFFCDIKPLLSLACGSTHLNLTVLNINAGVLGLSSFILTLLSYIYIISFLLLKVHLRESRRKAFCTCASHLTVVSLFYMPGLSNYMISSPGFPSERDMIPTLMYSIVTPVLNPLIYTLRNEEVKTALRKFLNRKLFPKRTQIK is encoded by the coding sequence ATGAAGAACCAGACGGAGATGCGTGAGTTTGTCCTCTTAGGCCTGACGAATCTCCCAGTGCTGAATcatttcctcttccctctcttcctgctgctctACGTGACCAGCCTGCTGGGTAACGGGGCCATCATAACCATGGTAGTGGTTGAGCCCCggctccacacccccatgtacttctttctCGGCAACCTCTCCAGCCTGGACATCTGCTTTTCCACAGTCACTGTGCCAAAGATGCTGTCTGGTTTCCTGTCTGAGCACCAGACCATCTCCTTTGCTGGCTGCCTGGCCCAGCTCCACTTTTTccacctcctgggcagcagcGAGGCTGTGCTGCTGGCCGTCATGGTCTATGACCGCTACGTGGCCATTTGCAACCCGCTGCGCTACAGGCTGGTCATGAGCCCACAGACCTGCCTGCTCCTGGCAGCGGCCACCTGGTCCATCGGCTTCCTGCATGCCCTGATGTCCACAGTCATGACCTCCCAGCTGCAATTCTGTGGCTCCAACCTCGTCCCCCACTTCTTTTGTGATATCAAGCCCCTGCTGAGCCTTGCCTGCGGCAGCACCCACCTCAACCTGACCGTACTCAACATCAATGCCGGGGTCCTCGGCTTGAGTTCCTTCATCCTCACGCTCTTGTCCTACATCTACAtcatctccttcctcctcctgaaAGTCCACTTGCGGGAAAGTAGGAGAAAGGCCTTCTGCACCTGTGCATCCCACCTCACCGTGGTGTCGCTATTCTATATGCCAGGCCTTAGCAACTACATGATTTCCTCACCGGGTTTCCCCTCTGAAAGAGACATGATACCCACCCTCATGTACAGCATTGTCACCCCAGTTCTGAACCCCCTGATCTACACCCTGAGAAATGAGGAGGTGAAAACAGCACTAAGAAAATTCCTGAACAGAAAACTCTTCCCTAAAAGGACacaaattaaatga